AAACAAAAAAGCGAAGATCGGAGAGACGAACGATCTGTTCATCGCAAAGGCAGTGATCTTACTGTGCATGGCACGGAAGAACCGGGATGCAGACTACGTAGCCTGTAATTTCATGTGGGGAGACAGGAACCTGACGGAAGAGGAGTTTAATCAGTTCGTTGATTATGAACAGGTGGAAAATCTGAGAATAAGAGATGCAAGCGACATCCCTGGGTATGTATATGACGTTCATACCTGGAAAGGAAAGAGAGCTGGCAAGACGGAACTCGATATGTTCCGTGATGAACAGGAGGCACTGGCACCCCGACAGATGAACCTATTTGACTATGGAGACTGGGGCGGATATTTCGGGCACATGAAACAGGAGGGAAAACTGGACAGAAGGACAGAGAGCCGACTGGAAGAGTTCCAGAGGGGAAAGACAACAGACCCCACCAATAACGGAACCACGTGGACACCGGAAACATACGAAGCAATCAGAATGAAATAGGGAGGCGGAAACCATGACGAAGAAAACAGATATCGTAAAAGAGGCAATCAAGACAGGGGACTTCAAAAAGGCATTGAGAATTGCAAAGGATTTCAGGATCAATGTGACGAAGGAACAGAGAGAGCGGATGGCGAGAGCATACGAGTGCATCGTACATCCGGAGTTTTACAGACAGATCGGGTTCGACGTCATGGAGACAATCAACTTAGGAGAACAGACAGTGGCGCTGTTATACGGCGAATAAGCTGCGAAAAATTAGATAGACATAAAAGACATTGGAAAGAGTCTGATATAGCCTACATGAGGCTATACCGGGCTCTTTTTGCATAGCAGAAGAGAGGTGGAGGTGTGGCCAATGAGCAAAACTTAGTGCAGAATCGAACCCGAGCGGAAGCCGAGGAGCTGAGTCGAAAAGGCGGAATTGCATCCGGGAGGGCAAGACGTCAAAAAAGGGATCTGAGAGAGTCCATGCGGAAGATCTTGGAGCTCGGAATATCTCCCAGACAGAAAGAACAGCTTGAAGAGTTAGGAATCAATTCTGAAGGTTGGTCCCTTGGGGATGTCATGAACATAATGGCGGTTCAGACTGCTATGAAGGGGAATGTATCAGCAATGGCCTACTGCAGAGATACTGCCGGATATAATCCGGAGTTGCAATTACGAGAAGCACAGTTCGAATATGACAAGAAGCAGAAGTCCGGAGAGGGCGTTGAGATTGAGGACCTCTCAGACATCATAGAAAAGATATGGGGTTACGATCAGTGGCTGGCTATGCTGAATGACGGAATCCCTGTTTTGCTTACAAAGCAAGTACCATATGTATTCGCAGATGTTCATCTGGAATACATCCGGAAGTGCCAGGATAACATGTACAACATTCTGGAAGGGGCTGTTCGATCAGGAAAGACCGTCGATCATGTTTTGGCATTTGCGAAAGAATTATGTGACACGCCGGATAAATTCCATCTGGCGACCGGTTCGACCATGGCAAATGCGAAGCTGAATATTGGTGATGCAAACGGATTCGGACTGGAGCACATCTTCCGGGGGCAGTGCAGATGGACATCTTACAAGGATAATGATGCATTGGCTATCCGTGGTCCATATACAAATTTTAAAGAGAAGATCGTGATCTTTGCCGGTGGTGGCTCATCTGCCAGTTATCAGAAGATCCGAGGAAACTCGTATGGTATGTGGATCGCAACGGAGATTAACCTACACCATGACAACACCATCAAAGAGGCTTTTAACCGTACTATCGCTTCACACAGGCGTAAAATATTCTGGGACTTGAACCCAGAACACCCGAAAGCGGCAATCTATGTAAATTACATTGATAAGTACGCAGAGAAAGCCGAAAAAGGAATACTCAAGGGCGGTTATAATTACGCCCACATGACATTGTTTGACAATATCAACATAACGGAAGAGAGACGGGAAGAGATCATAAGCCAGTACGATCCGGATAGTATCTGGTATATCCGGGATATTCTGGGTAAGCGATCCATTGCAGATGGTCTGATCTACACCAAGCTGGCTACGTCGATAGCTGCCAAGGACGGCAGATTCAGGATCCCGAAAGAGATCGCACAGGCAATGGCTCAGAAGGGCGAAATAATGAGAATCAATATAGGCGTTGACTTTGGAGGAAATGGATCCGGTCACGCCTTTGTTGCGTCTGGAATAACACAGGGGTTCGATAAACTGGTCGTTTTAAAGAGCCGGAGATACGTCGAGGGAGGTTTTGATCCTGATTCAGGGGAGAAGATACTGGACGTAGATCCTAAAAAGCTGGATAAGCTGTTTATACGCTTCGTGGAAATGATTATTGCAGAGTTCGGATATGTCACGAAAGTATATGCCGATTCTGCTGAACAGGTTTTGATTCGAGGATTCAAGACAGCCCTGGCAAAGAACGGCATGGGCAACATAAAGATCGTGAACGCCGCAAAAGGCAAGATCACAGACAGAATTTTTGCTACTACGTCATTGGCAGCACAAGGCAGACTGGCGATGACTGATGATTGCGAATCTCTGGAAGAGGCTTTTAGTATGGCTGTTTGGGATCCGAAGAGTCTTAAGCTTGATCGTTTGGATGATGGCACGAGTGACATTGATACACTGGATGCATTTGAGTATTCGTGGGAGCGTGACATTGGAAAATATATCAGAAAATAGGTGGTGATGATTTGATTGCAGACATTATAAGGAGGGTGGTAGGAAAAATGTTTCCTAAACAGAATTTAGAGCGGAAGCTGGACGTGCAGATAGCAACATCCGGAGTAATGGATAATGCTATTTCTCTCTGGCTTCAAATGTATGAGAATAAGCCTCCATGGATGGGAGGAAAAGAAGCTGTCAGGACGATGAATCTTCCGGCAGCAATCGCAGAGGAGTTTTCCCGACTGATCCTGACGGAATTTGAGTTCAAGTTGGAGGGAAGTGCCAGGGCGGACTTTATCAACAAGCAGTTCCAGAATTACCTCAGCAATTTTGACAATATTGTGGAAATGTGGGGAGCACTTGGAGGGATTGTCATTAAGCCGTATGTTTCCGGACAAGATCCGGTGACCGGAAAACCGGACAAGATCCAGTTGGATTTTATCCAGGCTAACCGATTTTACCCGACGGCTTTCAACAGCAATAAAGAGATCACAGGAGCTGTCTTTATTGATTCTAAACGTGTGGGAGATTATCTCTTTACACGCCTGGAGCATCACAACCTGGAGGGGGATCACTACACAGTAGTAAATAAAGCATACAGATCTGAGAGGTTAAACACGATGACAACCGAGGACGATCAGATCAGCGTGGAGCACCCATTCATGCAGGAAGTTCCACTGGAGACAATCGAGGAATGGGCTGGACTGGAGCCAGTAACGGAAATGGACGGGATCGAAAGACCGTTCTTTTTGTATGTAAAGGTTCCGAGAGCGAACAACATTGATCCTCATTCACCTTTGGGAGTGTCCACGTTTTCCAGAGCTGTTGAAGTGATCCAGGAAGCAGATCTTCAATACTCCAGAATCTTGTGGGAATATGAGGCGAAAGAGGCTGCTATTGATGCATCGGATGATATCTTTGATATCGACCAGAACGGGCAGCCAATTCTTCCGAGTGGTCGGGAAAGGTTATTCCGTACCTACGATATGGAGGGAAAGAACAATAATGCCATGATACAGCCGTACAGTCCGGATATCCGGGACAGTGCCATGTTTAAGGGATTGGATGAATTACTCCGTAGAGTAGAGTTCTTGTGTGGTCTTGCTTACGGAACCCTATCCAACCCGAATCAGGTTGACCGGACAGCAACAGAGATCAAAGCATCAAAGCAGAGATCCTATACCACGGTCAGCAATATGCAGAAAGCGTGGGACAGTGGCTTGGATGGACTGATTGAGATCATGGATATGTTGTGTGATCTGTATGATATCGTGCCGGACGGTGAGATCCAGAAGCTGTGCTCCTGGGGGGATGGCGTTCTGGAAGATACAGAGGTTGAGTATCAGAGACGATGGGCTATGGTACTTGCTGGCAAGTTGAAGATAGAGAAATTCTACGCCTGGTACTTTGGTTGTACAGAGGAAGAGGCGAAAGGATATATCCCGGAGGAGAACACATATCCACCGGAGGAGTAGGAGGACAATATGGTAATGGTAGGTAAACCGGAATATGATCCGGTTTTTTTTATGTCCATTCATCAATGCAGAGACTGTGGATCTGATCCACCGGAATGCACGGATGAAATAAAAAGGTCATGCCCCTTTTACTATATCCGGAATGATCCGGAAGAACAGGAAGTCAGCCGATGCTGACACCGGAATATCTGAACTCATGCACTGACTATCTGCTAGGCATGTATGACGCACTGAATCAATCCATAGCCGAGGATATCGCCCGTAGGATTGTAAAGACCGGACAAATGACCGATAGTGCGAAATGGCAGATAAAACAGCTCAGGGAGAACGGAGAACTGATGGAGGACATCGTGAAGGACGTTGCCAGGATATCAGGAAAGTCGCAATCTGAGATTAAAAGACTTTTTCAGGATTCGGCAAGAACCGGTGTGCGATATGATGCACAACCACTTCTGAAAGCTGGTTATGATATCGACCTGAAATTATCTCCGGCAATGAACCAGGTATTGGAGGCTGCCATTGCGAAAACCAATGGAGATATCCGAAACCTGACCATGACAACCGGAGCGACCACAGGAGGCTTATATATGGAGGCAACCAATCTGGCATACATGAAAGTGACTTCCGGCGGATTTTCGTACTATGAAGCAATCAGGGCGGCCATCAAACAGGCTGCGGAAGATGGAGGATATGTTTTGTATGGAAAAGGAGCCAGGACACAGCTTGACGTTGCGATCCGGAGATCTGTATTAACCGGGCTGAATCAGACGGCAGCGAATCTGACAGAATTATATGCTGAGGACATGGATGTGGAATATTACGAGACTACGGCTCATGCCGGGGCAAGACCTTCTCATGCTGAATGGCAAGGGAGGGTTTTTAAAATTCAAGGATCATCTCCAGATTATCCGAATTTCGTAGACTCGACCGGGTACGGATCAGGATCCGGACTATGTGGGTGGAACTGCCGACACAGTTTTTATCCATTCTGGCCTGGAATATCCAGTCCGGCATACTCAAAAGAGAAGTTGGCAGAATATGACCGGGCGAAATACTCATACAACGGCGATATGCTGACGGATTATGAGTGCTCCCAGATCCAGCGAAGTTATGAGAGAGATATCCGGAAGATGAAACGTGTGCTATCCAGTTATGATGCTGCTATCAGGGAATCCAGAAGCGAAGCATTGCAACAGTGCATCCAGGAAGATTTTACATCGGAGAGCGTGAAGCTGAAAAAGAAGGAAAGGGAATTGAAATCCTTCTGCAAGGAAACCGACCGGAGCTATGACAGTGCCAGAACCCAAGTGGTGGCGTACAAAGATAGTGAAGGAAGGATTGTCAATTTTGGAAGATCCACAGCTCAAAAGGCTGTATGGGCGAATAAAAAATCAAATTAGGAGGTCAACTATGATTATCACAGGAATGGCTCACTTCGAGAGTGTAGCACAGAAGAAACTCGTTGAATGGTACCACAAGAACAGACCGGAGGTTCAGATCGACCTTGGAAACGTATTCGTGGTATGGTCATGCAAAACACTCCAGAATTACAAGTGCCTTGCATCTACGACTATCAGCGGAGATGGCATCTATGCTGAGTACACCTATAACGGGGACAAGCAGGAACTCTACGAAGATGTATACGGTAAAATAACTAATACATGCCATACAGAAGAATAGGAGGTACAAGACCATGAAGAAACTATTTATTTCTCAGCCGATGAAAGGAAAGTCTGATGCAGACATCCTGGCAGAACGCCAGAAAGCTATCAAGAGTGCAGAAGAGAAGATCGGAGAGCCAGTAGAGGTTATTGATTCTTTCTTCCAGGAAGCTCCGGTAGATGCAAAGCCACTCTGGTTCCTTGGAAAATCCCTGGAACTTCTGGCTGGTGCTGACATTGCCTACTTTGCGAAAGGCTGGCAGGATGCCAGAGGATGCAAGATCGAAAATACATGTGCTATTGAGTACGGTATTCCGGTCATTGAAGATTACACAGCAGAGTAGAAAGGCGGTGATCCTGATATCTCCCACCTATGGGTGAAATAGGCGGAGGATAAGGCGATCAACGTAACAGGATGAACAAATATCCACATAACCGAATAAAACGCATACACGAGGCGATACGAAGCTCTCATGTATAGATTTGGAAAAGGATTGTCAATAAAAGGCGGTCCTTTTCTTTTGCCCTGTGATATGGCATATAAACTGTCTCCTTCTCTTGCGTGCGGAGATATAAATGCACGATAGCAGTGCCGGAGTGAACCGGAATCTAAACGAAATCAGCGAAAAGAAGAAAGGAAGGTAAGTAGAAATGGCTTACGAATTTTTGAAGAAACTTTTTGGAACCCCGAAGGATGGCGAAGCGCCTAAGGCAATGACCTATGAAGAACTGGAGGCTGCGATTGATGCAGACAAGAAAATCCAGGTCGTAGATATCAAATCCGGAGGCTACGTATCGAAGGAAAAACTGGATGCCAAGATCACGGAACTTGATGGAGTCAAGCAGCAGTTGGCAGATGCCAATACAGAAATCAAGTCCTATAAGGATATGGACATTGATGGTATTAAGCAGTCTGCGAAAGACTGGGAGACCAAGTACAACGAGGACACCAAGAAGCTGAATGACCAGTTGGCAGCTCAGAGTAGATCCCACGCCGAGGACATGTTCCTCTCTGGATATAAGTTCACATCAAAAGCCGCAAGAAAAGGCGTGCTGGATGAACTGAGATCCAAACAGTTCCAGTTGGACGATAACGGAACATTCCTAGGGGCAAAAGAGTTCATGACCTCCCTTATGGAGGATGAGGACTACGCAGGAGCATTTGTAACAGAGAAACAGAAACCGGAAGGCGGAGACGGTGCCAATGGTGGAGAAGGAGGAAATGGGGCTGATGGAGCTAACCAGAAACCACAGCCACCAAGATTTTCTCAGGGATCCAACCAGAACAACCAGGGCACACAGAATCCGTTTCTTTCAGCAGGCTTCGGATTTACGAGAATCCGGCAGCCAGAAAACAGCAAATAGGAGGTAATAATTTATGGCAACATTAAACTACGCAACTCAGTATCAGCAGGCACTGGAACAGGAGTTCCCTTATGTACTTTACTTCGGAGCTCTTTTTTCAACTCCGAACAACGGCAGATATCGTTGGGTAAATTCCCGTGTGATTGAGATTCCAACGATCTCTACAACTGGACGTGTGGACGGAGACAGAGAAACAATCGGAACCAAGAAACGTAATTTCAACAACTCTTGGACACCGCTCACTCTTGAGAACCACCGTAGCTGGCAGACACTGGTTCATCCGAGAGATATTGACGAAACCAATCAGGTAGCATCCATTGCGAACATTACTCGGGTATTCAACGATGAACAGAAATTCCCAGAAATGAACGCTTACTGCATTTCAAAGATCTATTCCGAATGGACTGGAAAGAGCAAGACAGCAGATAAGACAGTTCTTACTACGGAGAACGTTCTGGAGGTATTCGATAAGATGATGACCGACATGGACAATAACCGTGTACCGAGAGCCGGACGTATTCTGTACGTAACACCGGAAGTTCGTACCCTTATCAATAACGCAAAACAGATCTACCGTACCTTGGATGTTAGCACACAGTCTCAGACGATCCGCCGGGCTGTAACATCCATTGATGAAGTAGAGATTCCGGAAAGCGTACCGTCAGATATGATGAAGACAGTGTACGACTTCACTACCGGTTGGGAAGTGGACACTACTGCAAAACAGATCAACATGTGCTTGATCCATCCGACAGCAGTAATCACTCCGATTTCCTACGAGTTCGCTAAGCTGGATCCGCCGTCTGCTGGATCTGAAGGTAAGTGGGACTACTTCGAGGAATCCTTCGAGGATGTGTTCGTACTTCCGAACAAAGTAAATGCGATTGCATTTAACGTGGAAGCCTAAGAAGATTGACAGGCCCTGTGCAGAAATGCACTGGGCTTTGTTACAGAAAGGAGATTGACTATGCTTAAGGCAAGAAAAGGAAACAGGGTAGTAAAAATCCCAGACGAAAAGCAGAAGACTTATATCGCTCTGGGGTATTCCATTACAGACATGGACGGGAATATGATCCATGAACACGTAGAACCTTCTGAAAAGCTGGAACAGGCAGAGGAAGAGATCCAGGATCTGAAAGCTAAAAATGCGGCTTATGAAAAAGAGATTAAGGATCTGAAAGCCCAGATTGCTGCTACTGACAGTTCTGCTCAGGCAGATACACCGGCTCCAGAATTAAAGAAAACCAAAAAGGCAGTCTCTAAGGCTACAAAGTAAGCCATAGAGGCTTTTTGATGGTTTGACTATAAAATCTACGGGAGGTGTATTAAAAATGTCTGACGAGGCTATACGGGCGCCATATGCTGACTACACTTACTATCAAAATGAGTATAGAGGCACAAAGGTGGACGAAAAGACATTCGGGGAAAATCTTAAGTGGGCGACCGCACTGGTTGACATGGTAACCTTCGGACGGGTGAAACGTCTGGAGGAGATCCCGGATTGTGTGAAAGACGCTGCGTGCTGTGCGGTAGAGAAGTATACAGATTATCAGAAACTCCGGGCTCAGGAATTGAAGTCTGAGAGTAACGATGGCTATTCAGTGACATATTCCGATGCCGGGAAAGAATCAGATATGCGTCAGGATGTAATCTCTGATATAAAGACCTACCTATCCGGAACCGGTCTGACATACAGAGGGAGGTCGAAAAAATATGATGACTAACCAGGACATCACTATTTTTAATCTGCGGTTGAACAAGGAAAGCCGGAGGGAATATTTTATTGCCACCAATATTTCGGCGGTATCGTTCGTAGATACGAGATCTTCCGGTGGGACAGCCTCAGAACGTTCGGAGAATTTACATTTCCGGATCAGGATTCCGGTAAATGCAGAAGTGCAGGATTCCCGAACGTACATCTCAGAGGACAAATACAAGCTCCTGGACGATGACGAGGCTAAGAAACATTGGACACTACAGAAAGGCTGCTACATCATCACCGGAAATCTTCCGGAGGGTGACAGTGGCAGTGAAATTACATCTGAGCAGATCCGGGACTACCTGGATCTGTTTCAGTATGATCGTGATATCGTCCATGTTACCGAGTATTCAGATAATACCCGGAGGGGATCTGATGCCGTGAAACATTGGAGAATAGGAGGCGCATAATGGCTTTTAAACCGATAACAGCACCACGAGGAACTATCATCCAAGGAAAGAATGGCAAAGCAGAATTAAAGTGGGATCCGTCATTTGTCCCGAATAGAAACCAGAAATTCGACCGGATGCAAAAATTTGTTGATTCTGAAGTACTGCGGAGATGCAGTCCCAGAGTACCATTCCAAACTGGAGCGTTAGAGAAATCCGGAAAACTGGGAACCACAGTAGGAAGCGGAGTTGTGGAGTATATTGCTCCATACGCAAGGATGCAATACTACGGTACTGCTGAAACGAGATCCTACGATCCGAACAGAGGTGGAAAGTGGTTTGAGCGAATGAAAGTGGCGGAGAAATCCGAGATCCTGGAGGGTGCGAAGAAAATAGGAGGATAACATGGCAGATTCAATTCTGGAGGGCATTGTTGAGCACATCAAGAAATGCCCTCTTTTGAAAGATGGAGTGTTCCGTGTGGACGCCATGGGAGATCAGGCTGTGGAGTATGCAGTTGAAACTGGAATCTTTGATCCCGTTGTGCAGCGGTATGTCAACGGGGATGAACTGAGACAGTATCAGTTCAATTTCGGGAGTAGAGAGTATTATTCCATGGATCGGCTCCAGAATATCCAGAACAGTGCGTTTTATGAAAAATTCGCTGACTGGATCGAAGATCAGAACCGCAAGGCAATCTTTCCGGATCTACCGGAGAATTGTTATGCGGAGAAGATAGAAGTGCTTTCCAACGGGTACATGTTTGATGGATCCATGAGGAACGCACGGTACCAGATACAATTAAGATTGTTATACCAGAAGGAGGTAGCATAAGAATGGCAAAAAGAACAGCAGTATTGCGACACATGATTGCTGATTACCTGAACGTAGGTACTTCCGATAAACCGGAGTACGTACTTATGGGAACCGGCTTTACAACTCTGGACGAAAGCCCGGGTGCACAGACAGACTCTGTGAAATACGTAAATGAGAAGAGCTCTTCGTCTTCCATTACTGGATATGAAACCAGTTTCGCATATGAGGCGGAGCACATCCAGGAGG
This window of the Mediterraneibacter butyricigenes genome carries:
- a CDS encoding terminase large subunit domain-containing protein translates to MQNRTRAEAEELSRKGGIASGRARRQKRDLRESMRKILELGISPRQKEQLEELGINSEGWSLGDVMNIMAVQTAMKGNVSAMAYCRDTAGYNPELQLREAQFEYDKKQKSGEGVEIEDLSDIIEKIWGYDQWLAMLNDGIPVLLTKQVPYVFADVHLEYIRKCQDNMYNILEGAVRSGKTVDHVLAFAKELCDTPDKFHLATGSTMANAKLNIGDANGFGLEHIFRGQCRWTSYKDNDALAIRGPYTNFKEKIVIFAGGGSSASYQKIRGNSYGMWIATEINLHHDNTIKEAFNRTIASHRRKIFWDLNPEHPKAAIYVNYIDKYAEKAEKGILKGGYNYAHMTLFDNINITEERREEIISQYDPDSIWYIRDILGKRSIADGLIYTKLATSIAAKDGRFRIPKEIAQAMAQKGEIMRINIGVDFGGNGSGHAFVASGITQGFDKLVVLKSRRYVEGGFDPDSGEKILDVDPKKLDKLFIRFVEMIIAEFGYVTKVYADSAEQVLIRGFKTALAKNGMGNIKIVNAAKGKITDRIFATTSLAAQGRLAMTDDCESLEEAFSMAVWDPKSLKLDRLDDGTSDIDTLDAFEYSWERDIGKYIRK
- a CDS encoding phage portal protein, whose translation is MFPKQNLERKLDVQIATSGVMDNAISLWLQMYENKPPWMGGKEAVRTMNLPAAIAEEFSRLILTEFEFKLEGSARADFINKQFQNYLSNFDNIVEMWGALGGIVIKPYVSGQDPVTGKPDKIQLDFIQANRFYPTAFNSNKEITGAVFIDSKRVGDYLFTRLEHHNLEGDHYTVVNKAYRSERLNTMTTEDDQISVEHPFMQEVPLETIEEWAGLEPVTEMDGIERPFFLYVKVPRANNIDPHSPLGVSTFSRAVEVIQEADLQYSRILWEYEAKEAAIDASDDIFDIDQNGQPILPSGRERLFRTYDMEGKNNNAMIQPYSPDIRDSAMFKGLDELLRRVEFLCGLAYGTLSNPNQVDRTATEIKASKQRSYTTVSNMQKAWDSGLDGLIEIMDMLCDLYDIVPDGEIQKLCSWGDGVLEDTEVEYQRRWAMVLAGKLKIEKFYAWYFGCTEEEAKGYIPEENTYPPEE
- a CDS encoding phage minor capsid protein — protein: MLTPEYLNSCTDYLLGMYDALNQSIAEDIARRIVKTGQMTDSAKWQIKQLRENGELMEDIVKDVARISGKSQSEIKRLFQDSARTGVRYDAQPLLKAGYDIDLKLSPAMNQVLEAAIAKTNGDIRNLTMTTGATTGGLYMEATNLAYMKVTSGGFSYYEAIRAAIKQAAEDGGYVLYGKGARTQLDVAIRRSVLTGLNQTAANLTELYAEDMDVEYYETTAHAGARPSHAEWQGRVFKIQGSSPDYPNFVDSTGYGSGSGLCGWNCRHSFYPFWPGISSPAYSKEKLAEYDRAKYSYNGDMLTDYECSQIQRSYERDIRKMKRVLSSYDAAIRESRSEALQQCIQEDFTSESVKLKKKERELKSFCKETDRSYDSARTQVVAYKDSEGRIVNFGRSTAQKAVWANKKSN
- a CDS encoding DUF6275 family protein, whose protein sequence is MIITGMAHFESVAQKKLVEWYHKNRPEVQIDLGNVFVVWSCKTLQNYKCLASTTISGDGIYAEYTYNGDKQELYEDVYGKITNTCHTEE
- a CDS encoding phage scaffolding protein, which encodes MAYEFLKKLFGTPKDGEAPKAMTYEELEAAIDADKKIQVVDIKSGGYVSKEKLDAKITELDGVKQQLADANTEIKSYKDMDIDGIKQSAKDWETKYNEDTKKLNDQLAAQSRSHAEDMFLSGYKFTSKAARKGVLDELRSKQFQLDDNGTFLGAKEFMTSLMEDEDYAGAFVTEKQKPEGGDGANGGEGGNGADGANQKPQPPRFSQGSNQNNQGTQNPFLSAGFGFTRIRQPENSK
- a CDS encoding capsid protein, with translation MATLNYATQYQQALEQEFPYVLYFGALFSTPNNGRYRWVNSRVIEIPTISTTGRVDGDRETIGTKKRNFNNSWTPLTLENHRSWQTLVHPRDIDETNQVASIANITRVFNDEQKFPEMNAYCISKIYSEWTGKSKTADKTVLTTENVLEVFDKMMTDMDNNRVPRAGRILYVTPEVRTLINNAKQIYRTLDVSTQSQTIRRAVTSIDEVEIPESVPSDMMKTVYDFTTGWEVDTTAKQINMCLIHPTAVITPISYEFAKLDPPSAGSEGKWDYFEESFEDVFVLPNKVNAIAFNVEA
- a CDS encoding head-tail connector protein yields the protein MDEKTFGENLKWATALVDMVTFGRVKRLEEIPDCVKDAACCAVEKYTDYQKLRAQELKSESNDGYSVTYSDAGKESDMRQDVISDIKTYLSGTGLTYRGRSKKYDD
- a CDS encoding minor capsid protein; the protein is MAFKPITAPRGTIIQGKNGKAELKWDPSFVPNRNQKFDRMQKFVDSEVLRRCSPRVPFQTGALEKSGKLGTTVGSGVVEYIAPYARMQYYGTAETRSYDPNRGGKWFERMKVAEKSEILEGAKKIGG